The Mangrovivirga cuniculi genomic sequence TCTCTTTCTAGCGCAAATCCATCATCAGGAAGGGCTCCTTGCTTAAACTTTTTTGCAGGAATCCAAACCATCCCTTCCGGGGTAGGAACAGGTGGAGAAAAATCAACGACTTCACTATTTTTGATTTCTCCTTGCTGATTATTCTCTGCCTGACATGCAATCAGAAAGATTACCAGAATCATATAAATGCTAATGTTTTTCATCGAGGAAGGTATAATTCTATTAAAATTAAATAATTACAATGAAATTATATTTCTTCTAAAAGTTTTTTCAACCTGGAAAGAGCCTCTTTTCTGGCTTGAGCATTTTCCGGCGAAGCATCGGGCGCCTGTCCTGCCCGCATAAATCCATGACCTGCTCCTTTATAAATTTCAGGTTTATATGTCTTATTATATTCATTCATTATCTCTTTCGACATATCTATTGTTGAATTGACCCGGTTATCATTTCCTCCATAAAATCCATAAACCGGGGCAGATATATCTTTATAATCCGCAGGGTCTTTAGGGCCCGTTCCATAAAACACAAAGAATGCCTCTACTTCATCCGTATTTGTAGCAAATCTGAAAGTTTGTGAGCCTCCCCAGCAAAATCCCATAACTGCTACTTCACCGTTGGAAGCTGGTATTTTTTTAGCATACGAAACTACTGCTTTAAGATCATTAGTTATCAATTGAGGGCTCAATTCATAAATTGCTGATCTCGCAGCATCACTGTTTTCAAAATCAGGAGTATTACCACCATTGGGAGCTTTACCTGTTAAGAAGTCCGGAGCGATAACTATGTAACCCATTGCAGCTACCTGATCTGCCATACTTCTGGCCCAGTCATTCAATCCTCTGTTTTCATGGATCAAGATTATAACCGGTGCTTTTTCTGAAACTTCCGGATAAACAAGGAAACAGGAGATAGATTCATCCCCATAAGAAACGGTAATATTTTCCTGATGGCGAGGAGAGTTTTCAAGTTGTTTGATCGCCCAGTCCTGTGACTTTATCTGAATTAAATTAATAGTTAAAAGAATAAGAAAGACAGCGGTGTTTTTCATGGTTAATAGATTGGTTTACATGAATATAACTATAAAATCCACAAAAGAATAATTTGTATGATACTTTGCCTTGTATTAATTGACCACCTCAAATGGCTGGCTTATTTCATTACCATTTTCATCAACTAATGTCAGAAGGTGGACCCCAGCCGAGGTGTGTATACCCATTTTATGGTCTCCGGTGGTAAATCCAAGAAATTGATTATCCAGATGCCAAAAGACTTTAATATCAGCATCTCCATGTGCAGCCTCAAAAATAGTTTCACCAGTATTTCCGGCTTGCTCTCTGGGGATATGAACCTTGGTGAATTTTTCCGGATAAATAAGATCAAAAAACTTAGTTACATCTTGTGCATTGCAATCTTCAATAAATGGAGGGGCTGTTTTATAATTCGGATTAAAGCGTTTGTAATAGTATGCCTGGACCGGAGGTAAAATAAAGTATGATTTAGTTACCATATTTGAAATTTCGTAGCAGCTGCTATTGACACGATATTCTTCCTTCTGATCTAATTGGATATTTTGGTGTAAATCGCATTCTTTTGTGACTGCAAGATATTCTGGCAAACTTTCACTATCGATTTCTGTACAATTTTCAGCTGCAATCATTCCGCTTTTTTGACAAACCACTTTACTTATGCCAAATGGTTCTCTCAAATTAAGTTGATCATCCAGGAGATCGAAAACTTCAAACATCAAAGGGGCTGCAGCTTCGACTCCGGTTAAACCTGGGCGGCCTTCGCCATCTGCATTTCCGATCCAGATGCCCACTAAAAAATTGTCAGTAATTCCGATCGCCCAACCATCTTTGAATCCATAGCTCGTACCGGTCTTCCACGCAACTGATTGGGAAGAATTAAATTGTTCCCAGCCGGCTTCCTGCTCAGGTCTGTTCAGGTTTTTCATTGCATTAAGGGTAAACCATATAGATGGAGCTTTAATTTGACCATCTGGGTTTAATTTTATCTCGTTCAGTATTAACGAGTCAGCTTTATCATAGTAATTACTGTGAAAATCGAGATCGCTATATCCCTTATTAACCGGTCTATTGTAATAATTATCCAGGGATCTTTTCATTCCTGCGTATGCACCTGTTATTTCCCACAATGTAGTTTCAGCACCTCCAAGTATTATTGACAGACCATAATGACTGGCTGGTTTGTCAAATGACTTAAAACCGATTTTTCTTAAATTATGGTGAAATTTTTCATAACCATAATCTACAAGCAGATGGACAAAAGGAACATTCAAACTACTTGCTAATGCTTCGTCAGCAGGAACTGCACCCCGGTATTGTTTGTCAAAGTTTTTAGGAGCAAATCCATTGTAAAAAAGGGGTACGTCAGGGACTAGTTTTTCGGGTGTAATGAGTCCCTCATCTAACGATGCTGCATATAAAAATGGCTTAAGTAAACTTCCCGGACTTCTTCTGGCTGTGATAACATCTACATGCTGCCCGTGTGATCCCGAATTTTTGCTATTACCGACGTAGGCTAATGTGCTTCCGTTCTTAACATTTAAAACCAATGCAGCAGCATTGTGAATTTCATTTGACGCCATTTTATGACTATACCTATTGACAATTTCTTCAACCTTTACCTGAAGAGAGGCAGATAAAGTTGAATGAATATTATTTCCAGACTTTCCTTCTTTAATCGACCGGTATAACAAATGATACCCATGATCGGGGAGGTCATAGATTTCTGCCGGGATTATCTCTTCTTTAGCAAGAAATAATTCTTCATCAGACATGAATCCCTTTTTCGCAAGTTTTGAAAGTAATCTGTTCCTTTTAGAAATCAGTTTATCCTGATTTTTACCCGGATATATATTTGATGGTTCATTGGGTAAAATTGCAAGTGTAGCTGCTTCAGCCCACGAAAGTCTGTAGGGTGGCCTGCCGAAGTATTTCCAGGAGGCTGAGGTGATACCGACAATATTACCTCCAAAAGGAGCATTGTCAGCATAGAGTTTTAAGATCGTTTCCTTAGAGTAAAAGAGATCTAATTTGATAGCAGCCAGTATTTCTATGGCTTTCTGGATTAATGTTCTTTTTTTATTTCCATAAGCCATTCTAACTACCTGCATAGTTAGAGTGCTACCTCCTGATACTACCTTTCCAGCTTTATAATTTTGCCATACAGCTCTGAAAATAGATACAGGATTTACACCCGGGTGATAGTGATAATATTCATCTTCAAAAATTCTTATAGCATGTTCAAATTTTGCGGGTATTGAATCTGATGAAGGAAATCTCCATTGTTCGTCCTCTGCTATACTGGCGCATAATAAGTCCCCCTCTGAGGAATAAAGAACTGTTGAATTTGGAGTATCAAAAACAGGATCGGGAATCGGGATTAATAAAATAACGATTACCAGTGCAAACATGAGATAGATGCCTGCTCTGATAACCTTGTTTAATTTTTTTTTAATCCCTGTTTTCATTCTTTATTCAGCTATTACCTCAACCCACTCT encodes the following:
- a CDS encoding dienelactone hydrolase family protein, with protein sequence MKNTAVFLILLTINLIQIKSQDWAIKQLENSPRHQENITVSYGDESISCFLVYPEVSEKAPVIILIHENRGLNDWARSMADQVAAMGYIVIAPDFLTGKAPNGGNTPDFENSDAARSAIYELSPQLITNDLKAVVSYAKKIPASNGEVAVMGFCWGGSQTFRFATNTDEVEAFFVFYGTGPKDPADYKDISAPVYGFYGGNDNRVNSTIDMSKEIMNEYNKTYKPEIYKGAGHGFMRAGQAPDASPENAQARKEALSRLKKLLEEI
- the pbpC gene encoding penicillin-binding protein 1C, which gives rise to MKTGIKKKLNKVIRAGIYLMFALVIVILLIPIPDPVFDTPNSTVLYSSEGDLLCASIAEDEQWRFPSSDSIPAKFEHAIRIFEDEYYHYHPGVNPVSIFRAVWQNYKAGKVVSGGSTLTMQVVRMAYGNKKRTLIQKAIEILAAIKLDLFYSKETILKLYADNAPFGGNIVGITSASWKYFGRPPYRLSWAEAATLAILPNEPSNIYPGKNQDKLISKRNRLLSKLAKKGFMSDEELFLAKEEIIPAEIYDLPDHGYHLLYRSIKEGKSGNNIHSTLSASLQVKVEEIVNRYSHKMASNEIHNAAALVLNVKNGSTLAYVGNSKNSGSHGQHVDVITARRSPGSLLKPFLYAASLDEGLITPEKLVPDVPLFYNGFAPKNFDKQYRGAVPADEALASSLNVPFVHLLVDYGYEKFHHNLRKIGFKSFDKPASHYGLSIILGGAETTLWEITGAYAGMKRSLDNYYNRPVNKGYSDLDFHSNYYDKADSLILNEIKLNPDGQIKAPSIWFTLNAMKNLNRPEQEAGWEQFNSSQSVAWKTGTSYGFKDGWAIGITDNFLVGIWIGNADGEGRPGLTGVEAAAPLMFEVFDLLDDQLNLREPFGISKVVCQKSGMIAAENCTEIDSESLPEYLAVTKECDLHQNIQLDQKEEYRVNSSCYEISNMVTKSYFILPPVQAYYYKRFNPNYKTAPPFIEDCNAQDVTKFFDLIYPEKFTKVHIPREQAGNTGETIFEAAHGDADIKVFWHLDNQFLGFTTGDHKMGIHTSAGVHLLTLVDENGNEISQPFEVVN